The stretch of DNA GGATCGGGCTGGCAGTGGTGCGCACCCTGCTGGACGAGGGGGCGCGGGTCCTCGCGGTGTCCCGGAGCAGCGGACCGGAGCTGGACGGGCCGGCCGCGGGCGCCGGCGACCGCCTGGTGCACGCCGCCGAGGACCTCACCGACCCGCTCGCCCCGGCGCGCGCGGTGGCCCGCGCCATCGAGGTCTTCGGCGGGCTGGACGTGCTGGTGAACAACGCCGGCGGCCCGCCGCCCGGCGTGACGCTGCCCCGGTTCGGCTTCCTGCCGCTGGAGGACGTCGACTGGGCCGCGATGTTCGAGTTCAACCTGTTCTCCTCGATCCGCGCGGCGCGGGCGGCGATCCCGCCGATGCTGGCCGCCGGCGGCGGCGCGATCGTCAACGTCTCCTCGGGCAACGCCCACCGCCCGATGCCGATGAACGTCGACTACAACGCCGCGAAGTCCGCGCTGAACAGCGTCTCCAAGGCCCTGGCCGAGGAGTTCGGCCCGCAGGGCATCCG from Nocardiopsis composta encodes:
- a CDS encoding SDR family NAD(P)-dependent oxidoreductase; translation: MDLQLKDRVAVVTGASKGIGLAVVRTLLDEGARVLAVSRSSGPELDGPAAGAGDRLVHAAEDLTDPLAPARAVARAIEVFGGLDVLVNNAGGPPPGVTLPRFGFLPLEDVDWAAMFEFNLFSSIRAARAAIPPMLAAGGGAIVNVSSGNAHRPMPMNVDYNAAKSALNSVSKALAEEFGPQGIRVNTVSPGPVRTAWWTEEGGAADVLAERSGTDRDTVLNEGAPQMMALTTGRLADPQEIADVVALLASPRSASTNGADFAVDSGFLKEI